One genomic segment of Sminthopsis crassicaudata isolate SCR6 chromosome 4, ASM4859323v1, whole genome shotgun sequence includes these proteins:
- the SLC30A10 gene encoding calcium/manganese antiporter SLC30A10 isoform X1, whose product MGRYSGKTCRLIFMLVFTAGFFVAELVSGYLGNSIALISDSFNMLSDLISLCVGITAGFIARRHTRGARATYGYRRAEVVGALSNAVFLTALCFTIFVEAILRLTRPERIDDPELVLIVGVLGLAVNVVGLLIFQDCSSWFSCGSCRRRLRGSKRNSWVPVEVVSAQPPLSVPTAGVPDSDSAPTLRVVPNPRKAEKAATLQPGEAGDSFNIQNEPQEEAMKKEKKSEALNIRGVLLHVMGDALGSVVVVVTAIIFYVRPLEGDKPCNWQCYIDPSLTIIMVIIILSSAFPLIKETASILLQMVPKGIDLEELVGKLSNVPGVSSIHEMHIWELVSGKNIATLHIKCQKSKDYQDANFKMREIFHNAGIHNVTIQPEYVDQKESLEQDWMFLCSSPCISKACVNHLCCPLEMQSLTHINGCAEPNGCPPTTTYRSDGLSRNDTAAIIIEAECHRDSGPDAKQTREELIFINSTHF is encoded by the exons ATGGGCCGCTACTCAGGCAAGACTTGCAGGTTGATCTTCATGCTGGTGTTCACCGCCGGCTTCTTCGTGGCTGAGCTGGTGTCGGGCTACCTGGGCAACTCCATCGCTCTTATCTCGGACTCTTTCAACATGCTGTCCGATCTGATCTCGCTCTGCGTGGGGATCACCGCCGGCTTCATCGCCCGCCGCCACACCCGAGGTGCCCGAGCCACTTACGGCTACAGGCGAGCGGAGGTAGTGGGCGCCTTGAGCAACGCGGTCTTCCTCACAGCCTTGTGCTTCACCATTTTCGTGGAGGCCATCCTGCGCCTGACCCGGCCGGAGCGTATTGATGATCCAGAGCTCGTGCTCATCGTGGGGGTCTTGGGGCTGGCGGTCAACGTGGTGGGCTTGCTGATCTTCCAGGACTGTTCCTCCTGGTTCTCCTGTGGCAGCTGCCGGCGACGTCTGAGGGGCAGCAAAAGAAATTCCTGGGTACCTGTGGAGGTAGTAAGCGCGCAGCCCCCGCTGTCTGTGCCAACTGCTGGAGTGCCAGATTCGGATTCGGCCCCAACTCTCCGGGTGGTCCCTAACCCTCGGAAGGCGGAGAAAGCGGCGACTCTGCAGCCGGGTGAAGCAG GTGATTCTTTTAACATCCAGAATGAACCTCAAGAGGAGgctatgaaaaaagagaaaaagtcgGAAGCCCTGAATATAAGAG gTGTTCTGTTGCATGTAATGGGAGATGCACTGGGATCTGTGGTTGTAGTAGTTACTGCTATCATATTCTATGTGCGTCCTCTGGAAGGAGATAAACCATGTAACTGGCAGTGCTATATTGATCCAAGCCTTACTATTATCATGGTCATCATTATTCTGTCATCTGCTTTTCCACTCATCAAGGAGACAGCATCCATCTTACTACAAATGGTTCCTAAAGGTATCGATTTGGAAGAATTGG TGGGCAAGCTGTCCAATGTACCCGGTGTTAGCAGCATACATGAAATGCACATCTGGGAACTTGTAAGTGGGAAGAACATTGCCACTCTCCACATCAAGTGCCAAAAGAGCAAAGATTACCaagatgcaaattttaaaatgcgaGAAATTTTCCACAATGCAGGGATCCATAATGTAACCATCCAGCCAGAATATGTGGATCAGAAGGAATCCTTGGAGCAGGACTGGATGTTCCTCTGTAGCTCACCTTGCATCTCCAAAGCATGTGTGAATCATCTTTGTTGCCCTCTAGAGATGCAGTCCCTTACTCATATCAATGGTTGTGCAGAGCCCAATGGTTGTCCTCCAACTACAACATATAGAAGCGATGGCTTAAGTCGAAATGACACAGCTGCAATTATCATCGAAGCAGAATGTCATCGTGACAGTGGGCCAGATGCTAAACAGACACGAGAAGAGCTGATCTTTATCAATAGCACccatttttaa